In Daphnia pulicaria isolate SC F1-1A chromosome 5, SC_F0-13Bv2, whole genome shotgun sequence, a single genomic region encodes these proteins:
- the LOC124340641 gene encoding outer dynein arm-docking complex subunit 2-like, with amino-acid sequence MARSRRKLNPNGGRRISQHSTGSLSLAMSQTGYASGQTAEKAEESEESEDDELPILPRQSIPDSELSPQYWFLLKVVKYIKFGSPTATLLALCGLSRYDLTLPMCQQALENSEAVDVLINVLEAEDHKCKVAALRVLQNLVKIQHFQRLLVIKSGIATVVRLLSEAEPDVRCLAAGTLAHAVNNHRSRMLTRKAGAVPLLVDLLDIQSGPVIVTTDEFNFKAATKQKIQAATAAAKALRSLSYSASARRELYLAGGIPLLTRLTLSIGGIQREYQHLNSSLGTTNRAPSVASTVTGQKPSVNVKSRMAHKKAAAASASTDSELDFELLTAVNGVIHQCAADDVFRASVKADILLGQLLRHMRYDCEQLQTLCASTIAHFAEDETNRKVLTQLKATETLVWVLKQGEYQFQLASSYTAAMARAKYEEEQPLELQVQGRPTTAPQEEKPVEKPQVNIPLLKAVSTAVWKLSLSPEARDRFRQLGIVRIFIRHLNQPTEEVLLPIVSSISVIGTDQENLALLRTERAVPRFVWLLSGNHPGLLSAAALTMANLTADVDALELLETIDAARLLWSLLKHPSPVVQAGAASAIAAFSERSKRAGEVARSLVGGLELLVSLLRAPELEVVTAAAAAVARMATEDETLAVLSDHHVVSLLASLVRHKNRDLKLRVAEAIAECCRWPGNPAQLGQGGGVKPLIGYLRSSHLDLRRAAARALHQVSSDRENCFILHHHGAVMLLLKLVGCGDVEIQSAAAGCLSNIRNFIHNA; translated from the exons ATGGCGAGGTCAAGACGTAAACTTAACCCTAATGGGGGAAGAAGAATTTCACAGCATTCCACAGGATCTCTTTCACTCGCTATGTCCCAAACTGGTTACGCCAGTGGCCAGACGGCAGAAAAGGCTGAAGAATCCGAAGAATCCGAAGATGACGAACTTCCTATTTTACCTAGGCAATCCATTCCGGATTCAGAACTTTCTCCACAATATTGGTTTCTCCTCAAAGTCGTCAAGTACATCAAG TTTGGAAGTCCGACAGCCACGTTACTGGCACTATGCGGACTGAGCCGCTACGACCTCACTCTTCCAATGTGCCAGCAAGCTTTGGAGAATTCCGAGGCTGTCGATGTCCTCATCAACGTTCTGGAAGCCGAAGACCATAAGTGCAAAGTGGCAGCCCTAAGAGTATTACAAAATCTGGTGAAAATACAACATTTCCAGCGCTTGTTGGTTATTAAGTCCGGAATCGCAACGGTCGTACGCTTACTCTCAGAGGCAGAACCAGATGTCCGATGTCTAGCTGCCGGTACGTTGGCGCACGCTGTCAATAATCACCGATCCAGAATGCTCACCCGTAAAGCTGGCGCCGTTCCTCTGCTG GTGGATTTACTAGACATTCAAAGTGGGCCGGTGATCGTGACAACCGacgaattcaactttaaagccGCGACGAAACAGAAAATTCAAGCGGCCACTGCGGCCGCCAAAGCGTTGCGATCGTTGAGTTACAGCGCGTCGGCCCGTCGTGAATTGTATCTGGCAGGAGGGATACCacttttgactcgtttgaCTCTTTCGATTGGCGGCATCCAGCGGGAGTATCAGCATCTCAATTCATCGTTGGGAACAACAAACCGCGCTCCTTCAGTTGCCAGCACCGTCACTGGTCAAAAGCCATCTGTTAATGTGAAATCAAG AATGGCTCATAAAAAAGCTGCTGCGGCTTCCGCCAGCACGGACTCCGAGCTCGACTTTGAGTTATTGACAGCAGTCAATGGAGTTATTCATCAATGCGCGGCGGAT GACGTATTCCGGGCTTCAGTAAAGGCGGACATCCTACTAGGCCAACTTCTACGACATATGCGTTACGATTGCGAGCAACTACAGACACTTTGCGCGTCGACCATAGCTCAC TTTGCTGAGGATGAGACAAACCGTAAGGTTCTGACCCAACTTAAAGCCACGGAGACTCTCGTTTGGGTCCTTAAGCAAGGTGAATATCAGTTTCAGTTGGCTTCCAGTTACACAGCGGCAATGGCTCGCGCTAAGTATGAAGAAGAACAACCATTAGAGCTTCAAGTTCAGGGCCGCCCAACAACGGCgccacaagaagaaaaaccagtAGAAAAACCACAAGTTAACATACCACTATTGAAAGCTGTTTCCACTGCCGTTTGGAAATTGTCTCTCTCGCCGGAAGCTCGTGATCGATTCAGACAGCTGGGCATAGTCCGCATCTTCATTCGCCACCTAAATCAACCAACAGAAGAA GTTCTATTACCCATTGTAAGCAGTATATCTGTCATTGGAACCGATCAGGAGAACTTAGCCCTACTTCGTACGGAGCGTGCTGTACCACGTTTCGTCTGGTTATTGTCGGGAAATCACCCTGGATTGCTATCAGCTGCAGCACTAACCATGGCCAATTTGACAGCAGATGTAGATGCTCTGGAGCTTTTGGAAACTATTGATGCTGCCAGGCTTCTGTGGTCGCTTCTCAAGCACCCATCTCCAGTAGTGCAAGCTGGTGCGGCTTCAGCCATCGCTGCTTTCTCTGAACGTTCAAAA AGAGCTGGTGAAGTAGCCCGCAGTTTGGTTGGTGGACTGGAACTTTTAGTGAGCCTTCTTCGAGCTCCTGAACTAGAAGTGGTGACGGCGGCCGCTGCAGCTGTGGCTAGGATGGCAACCGAAGATGAGACGCTGGCCGTCCTGTCTGACCATCATGTGGTTTCGCTCCTGGCATCGCTAGTTAGACac AAAAATCGAGATTTGAAATTACGTGTGGCCGAAGCTATTGCCGAATGTTGCCGTTGGCCAGGCAATCCAGCTCAACTGGGCCAAGGTGGAGGAGTCAAACCACTTATTGGCTATCTTCGATCGAGTCATCTCGATTTGAGGAGGGCGGCTGCAAGGGCCCTTCATCAAGTCTCATCTGATCGTGAAAATTGCTTTATACTTCATCATCACGGGGCTGTCATG CTCCTGTTGAAATTGGTTGGATGTGGTGACGTGGAGATTCAGTCGGCAGCGGCTGGTTGCTTGAGTAACATCCGTAACTTTATTCACAATGcctga